The sequence TATCCCAATCGTGAGAATTACCTTGTGCCAttccaccaacaccacctgATGCATAATCTGCAACGGCTTTTGTTAAATAATCTGAATCTTGAGTTGCTTTATATAACCAAATGCTACCCCAAACTAAATCATCCTTATAGCCAGACCATGAATTATAAAAAGCTTGAGCATTCGTAATGGAATCTGAATAAACACCACGATAAGTGTACCCGAAATTATGAAGAGTTTTAGCATGTGCTAAGCAAGTTGCAGCGTATGTTGGGTTTGAAGATTTAAATGCTATTGAAGCTGCAGCTAATGCTGATGCTGCTTCCATTGCAATTTCAGTACCTGGTGCTTCGGTTGTTAACATATAAGTTGGACGAGCCATTGTCATATCTTCTGGAGGACCCCACCAAGAATGATCAACATTACCATCACCAACTTGGCCTGCAAATTCATTATCGGCAGTATGTGCTGCAATAAGCCAGTCGGTACCATATTTAATTGTATCGAGGTATAAACTTGTCAAACCACATTGAGCAATATTGGATTCATATTCAATGAATGACCAACCCAACATAGTCATAGAATAAGCCATTGGTAAACCAAATTTAACACCATCACCAGCATCAAAATAACCACCACTTAAATTACCATCACCATTGGCATCTTTAGCTGAATTTGGACTTGCATCATTCAATGCTGAATTACCTCTCCATGGTATATCGTTATCTGGTAAACGACCAGCTCtattcattttataaaaCATTAATGCATTTTCAAGTAATGAACAATAATCGGTATCcgctaataaaaaaaaaattaagaattaatattttgtttttttttttgtttaagaaatataatatttttttttttttttttttttttatactttaccattaattaattgagtTGATAATAAcccaaatattattaataatatacaatttttcaatattttcatattggttttaatttataaaaatttagaaatattaaaaatttagatataggaatttgaaatttatagtacataaaaataataaacaaaagttttattatttatatatttttttttttctttttttttttttttttttttttttttaatagaacTTTAAAAGTTAAACTTATACTACaataaattgattataataatagaattattatttttgttattttttggtGTGTAAGTATGTGGtgagttttttaaaaaaaaaaataacgaAATTAATTGCAAAAACAAATTTGGATAAtagataaaattattatttttattattattattattttttttttttttttttaaagatctaataaattagttttttgaaaatgaaaaaaaaaaaaataaaaaacaattcctTTTTATAAGATTGGAAAtctgggaaaaaaaaaaaaaaaaaaaaaatttaattcaaaataattattaataaaaaaaaaaaattaaatttcgcattttttattttattttttaggaaaattgtttttaaattaaaatctaataTCTTCCAAATGAAATTCTAACGGAAATGTACAacttgaaatattttttaaataaaaaaaaattaaaaaaaaattaaaataaaaaaaaaagaaatcagttataaaaaaaaaaatttgaaaattgattagaaaaatgttaaattattatttttaaaaataaaaaccattaaaaatCCAAATTGGAACAAATCTTAGTATTTTAACTACCCAAAAATATTAACTTGgcctcaaaaaaaaatttttttttataaacattttttatttgaaaaagtactttttcttttttttttatttttttttattttttttaattaatcatgGGTATGTGGTTTTCGAGtattaaatacaaaaaaataaattaaattaaattaaattaaattatgatcagttaataaaaaaatgaaaaactataaattaaAGTATtcatagtttttttaataaaaaaaaaaaaaaaaaaaaaaaaaaaaaaaaacaaaaataattaaaaaaaaaaaaaaaaaaaaaaaaataataaaataattaattattataattgatggttttaaaaatgcaaaagttaaatatttaacttttgaattttttttaaatagttctaataatataattttaatgacccttgaaaaagaaatcatattatttgaaaaaaactATTGAAAATCTCAGAACTATAGTTcttagttttttaaattaattaatttttggttataataattttaacacATATGCATTTTGTTTATAATAaagattaataattaataataattaaaaaaaaaaataaaataaaaaatattaaaaaaaaaaaataaaaaactaaaaaactaaaaaaaaataaaaaactaaaatgaaataaaaaaaaaaaaaaaaaaaaaaaaaaaaattaaaaaaaaaaaaataaaataaaataaaaattaagaatAAACTTGATAAAGTTGTAAACATGAAAAAATAGatagaatttttattattattatttttacaattatttatttatttttttttttttttttttaatatttttgaaattaatttaatttaattttttaattttttttttcataaaaaaaaatttttttttttaagttcgttaatatatttttttttttaaaaaaaaaattataaatgaatTATCCACACAATACAGATAATAACGatattattttacttttaattgattgtatAAGTTATAAAGATATTTCAAGACAATCTATTGATAGAATTAAACAATTTGTAgagaatgaaaatgattttaaaaaattagttaaCAACTTAAATATTGGTTTAGATTATatatcacaacaacaacaaccaacagcaacaacaataataacaaataatggGGATTTTAAATCACAATTATATTCAATAATGTCTGATATATTTCAAACagtttatataaaaaataaagatattattgaattcaataactttatttcaatttgttttacTCCATCATTATTAACTTCATTATTAACTCCAATTGTAAGTAAtgatcattattataattattataattattattataaaaaaacaaataaaaaaatatctttaaactaactttttttattttttttttttttttttattagattaGTCATAATATAACatcatttttacaaatttttaaaattattttaaattgtaaaattaaacatttaaatgTATTCACtgttgaaaatataaatgatattcaatatttttatagatcattaaaaaatatagcTACAAGATAtccaaaaattataaatagaaattcaaacattttagtatgtatttatttatttattatttattatttattatttatttattatttattattttaattcttttaatttttaaattattaaaaaaaaaaaaaaaaaaaaaaaaaaaaaaaaaaaagaaattaatatcaagtttaattatagaaataaatgaaaattcaattaaatatttaataaagaatgaagaattattaaCAAAACCTATATCAATGTTATTAGTAAAGATAattattgatgatttatCAACATTACCAATTACAATGGAACCAAAACAATATGATGAAATTGTATATCAATATACAAAAactattcaattattttggAATAGTAATCAATTAAGTTCTATTCAAGTTTCAATGGAAcatatgtttaaaaaattaatgatgtcatcatcatcatcatcatcatcatcatcgaatagtagtagtagcagcagtaataatgaaattataacaCCAAGTATTTCAAACGTTTTAAATCAATcaccaattgaattaataccattgtttattaatattattgataatggATCAGTTAgtgatattgatttattgGAAACAATTACAAAGTTAACTCAATGGCCATTAACACCAACCAATTCTAAATGGATATTAGAAacatttaattcattaataagatcaaaaaaaacaacattaTTAGCATCAATAGTTGTTGAATCTGCTCTATCAGTCATTAAACAAATGTTTGTACTTccattattatcttcatcatttgaaataCTACAAAAGATGTTACTAGGTTATCAACATTCACCAGACACTTTTCATTCAATCATTGATTTATTTCCAATtgttattgaattattattaatgtttcataataaaatcaatgcTATTCAACATCAACCTAATGGcgttgatgatggtgatggtgatgatgcaattaaaagaattgaatttattaatcaaaataCACAACAAACagtttataaattaattaatgaatgtaataaaaatagaaaagagTTATTGTTAATATCAATAAAGAATACATCTCAACCATCTAAATATAGAAATACCATTTTGATAACattgattaaattttgtCAATTATCATATACATTAATGTTTCATCATACTGGTTATCCTGAACTTTATGCACCACTATTggaatcattaaataaatgtaaCCATTTATTACCTTCAATTCCATCagaatttcaaatgaaacgATTACTTCAAGATAACGAATGGCAATCACTAGATTCAAtggtttttgaaaatataaaattaaatagagTTTTAACTGATCGTTCAGGTTTAATTAATCTTGGTAATACTTGTTATATGAATTCTTTCTTACAATCACTTTATATGACAATACcatttagaaattatttattatttaaaattgatcaaaatttaattaaatttataaataataataataataataataataataataccaataataatgataataataatgatgaagaaatttttaaaatttattcaaaagaaattttaaaaagaccacaacttttaaaacaaattcaattattatttggtaatttaagATTATCTATAAAAGAATCGATTTCACCAAACTTATTCCTTCaatcattaccaattgaatttCAAACTGGTCAACAACATGATTCttttgaatttggtaaatcattattagatcatttagatttaatttttaaacaacaaataaaaaatgaacaacaacagcagcagcagcagcaacagcaacaacaattaaatttaaaaaattcaaataatgctAGCAATTCAACAAATATAGTTACAGAGATATCTAATCAATTTGGTGGTAAATTATCACAAATAACAACATGTAGAAAATGTAGTagtgaatcaattaaagttgaagagtttttagaattatcattaccatttCATGATCATCGtaaacaacaatatcaattgGAAGAGATGATCAATGGTTACCTTTCAAATGAGGAATTAATCGGTGATAATAGATATCATTGTTCAAAGTGTAACTCTTTACAAGATGctgataaaataattgaaattaatgaaactCCTAATCATTTAATCATTGGTTTAAAtagatttcatttttcaagAGAaactaaatcaattgaaaaacttttaaatcatGTTGATTAtcctttaaatttaaatttaccttttattcaaaatcatcaaaaagatcgaaataatgatgaaattaaaaatgaaaatgaaaatgaaattaaaaatgaaaatgaaaatgaaa comes from Dictyostelium discoideum AX4 chromosome 2 chromosome, whole genome shotgun sequence and encodes:
- a CDS encoding peptidase C19 family protein, which codes for MNYPHNTDNNDIILLLIDCISYKDISRQSIDRIKQFVENENDFKKLVNNLNIGLDYISQQQQPTATTIITNNGDFKSQLYSIMSDIFQTVYIKNKDIIEFNNFISICFTPSLLTSLLTPIISHNITSFLQIFKIILNCKIKHLNVFTVENINDIQYFYRSLKNIATRYPKIINRNSNILNEELLTKPISMLLVKIIIDDLSTLPITMEPKQYDEIVYQYTKTIQLFWNSNQLSSIQVSMEHMFKKLMMSSSSSSSSSSNSSSSSSNNEIITPSISNVLNQSPIELIPLFINIIDNGSVSDIDLLETITKLTQWPLTPTNSKWILETFNSLIRSKKTTLLASIVVESALSVIKQMFVLPLLSSSFEILQKMLLGYQHSPDTFHSIIDLFPIVIELLLMFHNKINAIQHQPNGVDDGDGDDAIKRIEFINQNTQQTVYKLINECNKNRKELLLISIKNTSQPSKYRNTILITLIKFCQLSYTLMFHHTGYPELYAPLLESLNKCNHLLPSIPSEFQMKRLLQDNEWQSLDSMVFENIKLNRVLTDRSGLINLGNTCYMNSFLQSLYMTIPFRNYLLFKIDQNLIKFINNNNNNNNNNTNNNDNNNDEEIFKIYSKEILKRPQLLKQIQLLFGNLRLSIKESISPNLFLQSLPIEFQTGQQHDSFEFGKSLLDHLDLIFKQQIKNEQQQQQQQQQQQQLNLKNSNNASNSTNIVTEISNQFGGKLSQITTCRKCSSESIKVEEFLELSLPFHDHRKQQYQLEEMINGYLSNEELIGDNRYHCSKCNSLQDADKIIEINETPNHLIIGLNRFHFSRETKSIEKLLNHVDYPLNLNLPFIQNHQKDRNNDEIKNENENEIKNENENENEKEDFKKIKINENDDDDDDDDGDENSKEKKKKSIIKLSNYSLYSVIIHSGRSPTHGHYYNYSCTSSNNSNGKPVDWCLFNDSMVKITDVQTFKNINKQFYTDVPYILFYVKNPSLPSSPIDNTIDTTNNDDVSPWIKQSIIKENQNLLSKFNNTKNKNSNILEQFHTSGYFKKK